One Seriola aureovittata isolate HTS-2021-v1 ecotype China chromosome 3, ASM2101889v1, whole genome shotgun sequence genomic window, ACTTTGAAGTAAGAATGTGTCTGGATGTCTTTTCTTCGACAGAACTCTCTGACGAGGAGCGCCCCTCTCAACAGTGACTCCCAGGGTCGCTTCGGCAACCGCTTCCTGTCCAGCTACGACCACCGCTTTGTAATCAAAACTGTGTCCAGTGAGGACATTGCTGAGATGCACAACATCCTAAAGAAATATCACCAGGTACAGACCCTCCCACACACTTTTGACTCAGTACTTCACTATCATTAATGTGGCTACATGTTGAGAATGAGTGCACTGCAGGTGTTTTCATGTCTAAGTGTTCACTGTTTACATTGAGTTTAAGAGAGAAATGTATGAGCATCAGTCTGtgaaaataattagaaatatGTTTCTTTCACTTGAATctggactcacacacacatgtaaatgatGTAGAAATGATATGACTGTAGAGCAGGGTTATGTCCATCAGTTTTCATTACTGTACATTTCATTCCTCACTCccacacttcctgttcctctcctcccttgATTGTCTCCAGTTTATAGTGGAGTGTCATGGCAACACACTGCTCCCTCAGTTCTTGGGCATGTACAGGCTAACAGTGGATGGGGTGGAGACCTACATGGTGGTGACCCGAAATGTATTCAGCCATCGCCTCACTGTACACCGCAAATATGACCTGAAGGTAGGATATGTAGGTTACCTGTACATGTGTGATGTGAAGCTATTAGAATATGTCTTGGGGGCGGGATTCAAGAAATAttgagtaaaaaaaattgttttatcatTGTGGTTAAAGGTTTAAAAACTCTGAACTGTGTCAAAGTATAAAAGTATATGgattttttaaagcaatataTGATAAGTAAATGACAACAATgaaaatttatgaaaaaaaataaagaaataatcaaaaataaaattatgaataaatattaaaagggaaaacaaaattttaatcCATTATTGAATAGGCACCAACAGTTTTCCGCAATCATTTATGTGGAGccaaatatttttacatctttctctgttttatatgattataaatttagcatttaaaatttttaacgGAACATTAACTGTGAAAGTCTgaaaatcagcaaattaattaatgataaaaCCTGTCTGAAGTTGTAATCATTAGTTGTAGTCTGTTGGAGCACTGCAATTTTAAGTGAAGGTAAAATTTTAAGTTATAAATGATTCACTTTATTGCTTAAATGCCTAATATACTTGTATTTTGCAGCGATCATGGGCCATGTCAGCAGTTGAAAAATGCTGTTATGAAGGAAAAATATGGACTTTGTCTTGTGGTACTTTTTCATGTTAAACCTGGGCGGCAGAGAAAGATGTGAGCAGTTTCCCAGACCTCTGTAGCTTGTTTGCTGGTTTTCAGtccagttgcattatgggtaatgtaggcaccaggttttgaTGGAGTACTCTTTTAAAGAAATTTCCTGAAATTTTCATCCTGAATTCAGTTAATTAAAAGCATATAGGACATACGTTAGAGCCTGTACAGTTGTCACAGCTTCAGATTATGGTGTtcacttctgtttgtgttgtgattgtTTGACTGTGAGGAAGATATGCCTTGGTCTCGTTTTGCCTATGATGCATCGGGGCACCTGCTTTGCATCACAACTGTTTCATCATTTATGTACAATATTCTGAATGTACCTCTTTAACATGTGGGTAGTGGTCTGTAATAAACAGGGAGTGAATGTTGATTTAAATTTCTTGTCTGACTGACTTAATCAACTGTAAATAGCCTGTTTCGTTTTTTCAGAAGGAGGAAAAGGGCAAATCAGTGACTTTAACTAGGGAAATGTTCATAATCTCATCCTAACCCTAAAATTTAATGGAGATTATAAATACAGCTCATcagtaaaatttaaaataaaataaaatattatggTGCACCGTTTCCAGCAGCTGTGAACACAGCATACAGACTGCACACTTCTTTACCCCCCCTACAAAAAGAGCTTTATTGGACAGGCCTTTCTTGCTGCCAAGTATTCTCTGGAGAAAACCTGAGCTTTCTAACattgacagtttaaaaaaatgctgaGGATAAGAAGGTAAGATGCTTACAATCCCACTGATGTGTCTGGAGCTGCTTTCAATTAATTCTATTTTTactcttattttcccttgtttttAGGGTTCTACAGTCTCAAGGGAAGCCAGCGACAAGGAGaaggtgtgttttatttctgtgcagtAATGGCTGCTGACGTGatggaacaaaaataaaaacccttaGCTCACCCCAGAGGCAAACCTGTCAAATGACAGCTAAATTAAGTAGTTATAAGCAAGCAGATGTATTTCAGTAGTAACATTTGTACTGCCCTTTGTACTGTGTAAAGCTCAGTTTTTAGACAGTTACTTACTGTCAGTTATTGCAGTGTGACTTCTGCCACTCAGGCAGACCAGGAAACAGTGAAAGACCATTGATTTTGACCTTTATCTCTATGTATTTGGTATAATGTGACTCTTATGAACTGCAATACCAGTTTGCATTGTCTTTATCTATTGATCTCCTTAAATCTTACAGCTATCTCTAATTAGCAACATTACCAAATAAAACTGATATTCTAAATACGGATAACCTTTTTTTGGACATGAAAGTTTCTCCTGTTACTGTTTGATACCAtgacactgtctctctcttcaggcTAAAGAACTCCCCACTTTCAAAGACAACGACTTCCTGAATGAAGGCCAGAAGCTACAGATAGGAGATGACAACAAGAAGTACTTTTTGGAGAAGCTAAAAAGGGACGTAGAGGTAAGAAATACactgcattcagaaagtgttacattttttttagtttgttatATTGCACAGTTTGtatgctaaaatcaaaaaaatccttttttgtCTTCCCTGAAAGATTGACTATGATGTGTAACTATAAGAAACCCAAGTTGGAGATATGCTAATGAAGCATTGGACTGAATGTTTTCTGGGTGTGTCATATGTGTTTGTCAGTTCTTGGCCACCCTGAAGATCATGGATTACAGTCTCCTAGTGGGTATCCATGATGTGGAGCgggcagagcaggaggagatggacGTGGAGGgtgtgggagaggaggaggagtacgAGAACGATGGGATGAGTGGAGGCGTGCTTACCGGCTCCTTCGGCACGCCTCCGGACAGCCCCGGAAACCCTCTCAACTGTGGAGGATTCTTCGGCCCCGGGGAGTTCGACCCCTCTGTGGACGTTTACGCAATCAAGAGCCACGACAGTGAGCGTTGTCTTTGACATCCATCTGACATAGTGACCAtagctgtagctttatattaaGCACAGGCAGATGAAAATTTGCAAGATACTGttttttccctgtttgtttatttccctTAAATTCCAGGCAACTATTCTCCATAACAATTAAACTTAATCTTCTTTATTGGCAAAGTCAAGAGTCCTCCAAACAAATGAGTGGAACAGTCAAAGCTGCATGCCCCAAACAATAGTAGTAGAGATGTGCATCACACTAAAGCAAAGAAACAATAGCATGGCAGCTTGTATCACTGTATCTTCAGTTCAAAGTAAAAacttgtgattgtttttttcgTGCTTAGGTGCTGTGAAGAAGGAGGTATACTTCATGGCTATCATTGACATCCTCACGCACTATGATGCTAAGAAAAAAGCTGCACATGCTGCCAAAACTGTGAAACACGGGGTGAGTGCAAAGACCAGTTCATGATTTAGCCATTGATGGTTACACATAGAGAAGGAAGAAGTGTTTGTGCAATAatagatatatagataaataaatatttttataatattttactgGAAACATTCTGAAAAAATAAGCACATGAATGCATATATTTGAAAGTTTTTGTAAATTGTTAAATTCAATGTATTATTATAGAATGCTGTTTTATCACCATCTTTTCATCCAGACAGAGTTTTATTAGATATAGTTGAACTTTTTAATACAGTTTTCGCCTGTGTCTGCTGTGCCCTCCAtaccagcatgctaacagtCAGCAAGCTAGCTGGATCCAGTTAGCTTGAAcgtacaaagagagagagtttttgCTCTCCACAAAGTTGTCTTTTTCTGAGAATAGCAACACAGCTGAGGTAACTGAATTAATGagctagctgctgctgctaacattGACTCTTAACTTAAATGCTGAGTAAAAGtcctgaaagaaaaataatttataacaTTATATATGGAATACatttaggatttttttattttattttaaaaggacCATGTACAGCTTTCAACATAAATGTCTCCATTTGATGCGCCGCACCAGATTGTAACTTCAAGCTAATTTGCATATTGAGTCCCTTGGCAGGTCTGACATGGACTGCTAGattgacagaagaagaaagtaaaCTGTGATATTATCTGACTGATTAGTAGAACTGGGTGTTAAAATCCCTGGTGTTTCTGCACTGCACTGACTTGAGTTGGGTTGTTCTTGGAGATGACCACTAGATGATGTTGCTACTATTATGACACATTGTCAGTGTCataatgacatgacattttatgggcataatgaataaatgttaaattgtAACAAGTATCACCAAATTAATCTttaatgaaaacagttttatgaTGGTCTATAAATATAACAAAGCAAGTGGGATTTTCAAGCTGTGCATTTTGGCTTATGTAGCACAACAAATAATTGTTCCATATATCtcatattttcccttttttgttgtttctcagGCGGGGGCCGAGATCTCGACGGTGAACCCAGAGCAGTACTCCAAACGATTCTACGAATTCATGTCCAACATCTTATCATAGACTCATCTCCCATCTCCCAGTCCAGCCAGTCACGTCCTGTCATAGATCTGTCAAATGCCACGCACTTATTTCACTTCTCTCTCACCTCAGTGTAGGTTCATCTCCCCCCGGCCTCTCTACTCCCTTAAAAAGAACTGACCAGTATCCTCCCACAGCCAGGACCAGTCTGGCAGGATGGATGTACTGAGCCTGTTACACTctctcacagaaacacaccaccATCTCCTCCCTGGTTCTCTCATCCTCTGCAAGGATAACTTGTGAAGCCCCTCACTGAATTTGGAACAACATCCCGATAATCTCCctgtccttttttattttatttatctgcgCCCCAGTCCTCCTCAGCCATCTTGCTACTCCTCACGCCAGCACGGAAACTGTCTCACTAATGCCTTGAACGAGTGTGTCAGCTTCAGCGGTTAACAGTCCGTTAGTAAAGTCTCTTCGGTTtctgttcatgttgttgttgttcttatGATTTCTattagacaaaaacacacacacacatacacacacgcagatgtaaacaacacacactcgcacagatGCAGAATGGTCAGATTGCATGACAAACTTTTTGACAGTCGCCATCAGGCTTCTCtctcagcagcaaaaaaaaggACAGCTGATAAATTGGAATGACAGGGGATAAACACATTAATATATAATGGTGTATTAAGTAAATGAATGCAATATCAAAAATGCATGGCTGATGTGTACATGAGACTCCACCAGTAAGTTGAAACATCAAACCACTGAAAATTAGCATCTGAGTGTTAtgactaaaacaaaaaactagaaaaaaaattGGTGTTTGAATGTTACGTTGCCATattgtttttgaatatttttgaaattttaaccGTGAGCTTGGTGGAGGTCGGtctaagagaaaaaaaaattgacattaAAAGGGGAATTCTGcagcaaatacttgttttattACCATGAGGATcatttttatatcttgtttACATTAATGTAGcaattttgtgtttgtatacaGTATTGTTTTGTTACCAACAGACATTAGAAAAAAAGGTTACTTGAAAATGATTCATTGCATATTAAAGGgagttttatcttgtttttgttgtttggctTTGCTCATTTCTCCAGTGACTGttcatctatctatccatcatCATATCTACATCCAGACTAAGCTTTTCATCCAGgtatttaaatttaatatatcCTTTATCCCACCTTGTCTATTTATTTTGGCAATATGTTTGAAAAAGTATCCTTGGCCTCAGCTTGGTGTGTTTGGATGCTGCAGGACAAGTTAAATGTGAAAGCTCATTCACCTTGAAAATAGTCATTTGACATGAAGAAAATTTTTTTTAGATCACAcgatctccatgacaactgagaaaGCATCATCCCCTCCAGAAGACCattagatagataaatagatagatattttatttatcccttAGGGGAAATTCAAGAatgagatgcagttgaaagcaCCAGAAAAAGGTACTGAGAGGTACGACTCATGAATAGTAAAGAAAACTTTGTAAAATTGGTGAAATACtgttttaagtttaaatttccttttaataattctttcattttatttatctaagTATGTGTGTAATACtccagttttgttttactgacAATACCACCGAAACACAGAATGATGTTTATCACCATGTGGTTTGTGGTTAGTAATCCTGGATGACAGGGGACATTTGAATTCACTAGCCTGCGTCCAAGcaaaattaatgagaaaaaaactttaaaatcctTTTGACCCTGTGTTGTCAGTTGTAAACACAACCCTGACATTGGGACTGGCCCTTAAAGATTTTCtttgacaaaatgtcacagatcATAGCGTGCATAGTTATAAAGACAACTGCATGCCTCTGTAGTGAGTCATTAGTCTGGTGCCACATAAACCATGAAAACTTCAGTTAACGAACTTTCAACACTATAGCTACTTATGTCTGTAACAACACAATGCATTAAGTGTCATCTAAACCAACAATCATCACCTTGGATCACATATTAAATCCAGTTGTCAAATATGACACCTTGGTTTGGTGCAGACAGAAGTTCTTAACATGACAGGAATCAAATTCACTGTTTAAACCTAAGTTTATTGAACTAtatcaataagaaaaaaagagtacaagcattgtttattatttttatacaaaacGTGTTGGTCAAGTGTGGGAAGAAAACAGAAGGCCTAGTCCATCCTGGCCTTCAGGGTTCGTGTGGTGATCTTGTCTTTCTCActgacaaagagaagaaaaggctgTCAATCACTGCAAACCTGTCATTCCACCTCACCCTAACTCATACATACCGTGCTTGTTATTACTATACTTACATGACATGTACAACTACTCCCATGCCAGACACCGCATCCCTGTCAACTGCGTTCAACATCGCCTGGGAGATGGTCTC contains:
- the LOC130166320 gene encoding phosphatidylinositol 5-phosphate 4-kinase type-2 beta encodes the protein MSSNCTSAAPVSASKTKTKKKHFIGQKVKLFRASEPILSVLMWGVNHTINELSNVPVPVMLMPDDFKAYSKIKVDNHLFNKENLPSRFKFKEYCPMVFRNLRERFCIDDQDYQNSLTRSAPLNSDSQGRFGNRFLSSYDHRFVIKTVSSEDIAEMHNILKKYHQFIVECHGNTLLPQFLGMYRLTVDGVETYMVVTRNVFSHRLTVHRKYDLKGSTVSREASDKEKAKELPTFKDNDFLNEGQKLQIGDDNKKYFLEKLKRDVEFLATLKIMDYSLLVGIHDVERAEQEEMDVEGVGEEEEYENDGMSGGVLTGSFGTPPDSPGNPLNCGGFFGPGEFDPSVDVYAIKSHDSAVKKEVYFMAIIDILTHYDAKKKAAHAAKTVKHGAGAEISTVNPEQYSKRFYEFMSNILS